GCGCGACCGACAGCGCCGCGGTCAGAATCGCGGTCTCCTCGCCGTCATCCGGCGGTTCGAGGAACGGCTCGCCGTGCCGGTCCGCCAGCACGCGATCGAGGAATGTCGTATCGAACCGTGCCGCCACCACATCGTCATGCGCCAGTAGCCAGCGGAAGAGTGGGATCGTGGTCGGCACGCCGCCGATCTCGTACTCCGAGAGCGCCCGATCCATCCGCGCGATCGCCGTCGGCCGATCCGACGCATGCGCGATCACTTTCGCCACCATCGAGTCGTAGTGGACCGGCACTTCGAAGCCGGTCGCGACGCCGGCGTCCACGCGGATGCCGGGGCCGGCCGGCGGCCGGTGCGCGGTCAGGAGTCCGGGGCACGGCATGAAGCCGGCATCCGGATCCTCCGCGTAGACGCGGCACTCGATCGCATGGCCCTCGGGCGTCAGCGCCTTCGCGGGATCGATGTCCAGCCGCTCCCCCTGCGCGATCCGCAACTGCCAGCGGACGAGATCAAACCCCGTCACCATCTCCGTCACCGGGTGCTCCACCTGCAGGCGCGTGTTCATTTCGAGGAAGTAGAACGACCCGTCCTCGTCGTACAGCATCTCGATCGTGCCAGCGTTCGTGTAGCCCACTTCCCGGGCGAGGCTGGCTGCGGCCTCGGCGAGCGCCCGGCGGGTCGGCGGGGTCACGACGGGCGAGGGCGATTCCTCGATCACCTTCTGGTGCCGCCGCTGAATCGAGCATTCGCGCTCCACGAACGGCACGACCGTGCCATGCGCGTCAGCCAGCAGTTGC
The DNA window shown above is from Acidobacteriota bacterium and carries:
- a CDS encoding acetyl-CoA carboxylase biotin carboxylase subunit yields the protein MQQLRTPRGRCYTRLVKVLVANRGEIAVRIMRACREMGLPTVAVWSDCDRLAPHVRYADEAVGLEADAPGESYLRIEKIIDAAARTGADAVHPGYGFLAENAAFARAVQEAGLTFIGPPADVIDLMGGKTAARAAAARAGVPIVPGSGGPLPDDATPEQLQAAGEAVGYPVFVKAVAGGGGKGMRLVREPELLLRAIEGARSEAASAFGDGSVYLERFIEHGRHIEVQLLADAHGTVVPFVERECSIQRRHQKVIEESPSPVVTPPTRRALAEAAASLAREVGYTNAGTIEMLYDEDGSFYFLEMNTRLQVEHPVTEMVTGFDLVRWQLRIAQGERLDIDPAKALTPEGHAIECRVYAEDPDAGFMPCPGLLTAHRPPAGPGIRVDAGVATGFEVPVHYDSMVAKVIAHASDRPTAIARMDRALSEYEIGGVPTTIPLFRWLLAHDDVVAARFDTTFLDRVLADRHGEPFLEPPDDGEETAILTAALSVALGGATDASDGGASSSSVGPGASRWKQTARVEGLR